In the genome of Polaribacter atrinae, one region contains:
- a CDS encoding endonuclease, whose amino-acid sequence MKKTLLILLLFSSFLMNAQAESYYDDVDLTKSELELKEALAVKTIAAHTNILSYGWPALQATDVNPENDQEVLLIYGYSTSGTTARTRGIYENGSGSNDWNREHTYAKSLGTPNLGTAGPGADAHHLRPSDVGFNAQRSSLRFADGSGNAGPVSGGWYPGDEWKGDVARMMMYMYIRYADQCKPTGVGVGNLVGPDDEMIDLFLEWNVEDPVSDFERQRNTYHDSNETYAQGNRNPFIDNAYLATRIWGGDNALDSWGIYLTPDTEAPTVPTDISLSNITTSTIDASWTASTDNEAVTRYEVFANGVLQGNTATTTYTLTGLTPNTSYSITVLAKDIADNKSAQSVAENATTLSDVTAPSVPTDITISNQISSGFKINWTASTDDSGVASYDIFIDGSLKETVQSTEYQVTGLTASTTYNVTISAKDIAGNVSEQSETVQAITGTENTGTSCGEETFELMPTNDSSYSTRTWTGDNGLEWTATLARTDQELNGRAIAFDVRDSKTGSLTSSTFAGGIGSLTASTLRAFTGGSGTLDVLVNGNIVGTLPYGDEIQTTTISDINISGDVTVVLNESSSGGDRVIIDDLTWTCFSTLSTGEDLFNSFKMYPNPTDGNKVYFKITESAELKVYNVLGKLIKKATINSNNNSIDTSNLTKGIYLVKIKSENQSITKKLIKN is encoded by the coding sequence ATGAAAAAAACATTACTTATACTTTTATTATTCTCTTCATTCTTAATGAATGCGCAAGCAGAATCTTATTATGACGATGTAGATTTAACAAAATCTGAACTAGAACTAAAAGAAGCGTTAGCAGTTAAAACAATAGCAGCACATACAAACATACTATCTTATGGTTGGCCAGCTTTACAAGCAACAGATGTCAACCCAGAAAATGACCAAGAAGTATTATTAATTTATGGATATTCTACATCTGGCACAACTGCCAGAACAAGAGGTATTTATGAAAACGGAAGTGGTTCTAATGATTGGAATAGAGAACACACCTATGCAAAGTCTTTAGGAACGCCTAATCTAGGTACTGCTGGACCTGGTGCAGATGCACATCATTTACGTCCATCTGATGTTGGTTTTAATGCTCAAAGAAGTAGTCTAAGATTTGCAGATGGTTCTGGTAATGCTGGTCCAGTTTCTGGAGGATGGTATCCTGGAGACGAATGGAAAGGTGATGTTGCTAGAATGATGATGTACATGTACATTCGTTATGCTGACCAATGTAAACCAACCGGTGTTGGTGTTGGAAATCTTGTTGGACCAGACGATGAAATGATCGATTTATTCTTAGAATGGAACGTAGAAGATCCTGTATCAGATTTTGAAAGACAAAGAAATACGTATCATGATTCTAATGAAACGTATGCACAAGGAAATAGAAATCCTTTTATAGACAATGCATACTTAGCTACTAGAATTTGGGGAGGAGATAATGCTTTAGATTCTTGGGGAATCTATTTAACTCCAGATACAGAAGCTCCTACAGTACCTACAGATATTTCTCTTAGCAATATTACCACTTCAACTATAGACGCCTCTTGGACGGCATCTACAGATAATGAAGCTGTAACAAGATATGAAGTTTTTGCTAATGGTGTATTACAAGGTAACACAGCAACAACAACATACACCTTAACGGGTTTAACACCAAATACATCTTATAGTATTACTGTTTTAGCTAAAGATATTGCAGATAATAAATCAGCTCAATCTGTAGCTGAAAATGCGACCACATTATCAGATGTTACAGCTCCATCAGTACCTACAGATATTACTATTTCTAATCAAATTAGTTCTGGTTTTAAAATAAACTGGACAGCTTCTACCGATGATTCAGGTGTAGCTAGTTATGATATTTTTATAGATGGATCTTTAAAAGAGACAGTACAAAGTACAGAATACCAAGTTACAGGCTTAACGGCATCAACTACATATAATGTAACTATTTCTGCAAAAGATATTGCAGGCAATGTTTCTGAACAATCAGAAACTGTACAAGCGATAACAGGAACAGAAAATACTGGAACATCTTGTGGTGAAGAAACTTTTGAATTGATGCCAACTAACGATAGTTCATATTCTACCAGAACTTGGACGGGTGATAATGGACTAGAATGGACTGCTACTTTGGCTAGAACAGATCAAGAGTTAAATGGTAGAGCAATTGCTTTTGATGTTAGAGACAGTAAAACGGGTTCACTTACTTCATCTACATTTGCAGGCGGAATAGGAAGTTTAACAGCTTCAACTTTACGTGCTTTTACAGGAGGTTCTGGTACATTAGATGTTTTAGTGAACGGAAATATAGTAGGTACATTACCTTATGGTGATGAAATTCAAACAACAACAATTTCAGATATTAATATTTCTGGTGATGTAACTGTTGTTCTAAATGAATCTAGCTCTGGAGGTGATCGTGTAATCATAGACGATTTAACTTGGACTTGTTTTTCTACTTTAAGTACAGGCGAAGATCTATTTAACTCTTTTAAAATGTACCCAAACCCAACAGACGGTAATAAGGTTTATTTTAAAATAACAGAAAGTGCAGAGCTTAAGGTTTACAATGTTTTAGGAAAGTTGATTAAAAAAGCGACTATTAACTCTAACAACAATAGCATAGATACTTCTAACTTAACGAAAGGAATATACTTAGTGAAAATAAAATCTGAAAATCAATCGATAACAAAAAAATTGATAAAGAATTAA